The Leucobacter viscericola genome includes a window with the following:
- a CDS encoding ATP-binding cassette domain-containing protein: MLSTSDPNAAAPEPAVESVAAVAAPATKKPSIVMHDASKTFRIKHTGSLKETFVAALQRKEISSDFHAVDGLSLEVAEGESIALMGRNGSGKSTALKMLSGVLRPTRGWVRTRGRIAGLLEVGAGFNPNLTGRDNVYLNAAILGMSKKETDARFDDILEFSEIGDFIDTEVKYYSSGMYSRLGFSVAVHTELDILLVDEILAVGDAAFKDKCTERMKLLRSQGTTMFIVSHSTHQVLQLCDRGVVLQRGKMVFDGPIADAVAFVDPASGKLGSGALNYQVKGNIKPVYERGRSHYGRPLHNELSITENGGGVYQRFEGGLITYSEALGKAYGIVNGAFLESYLDEDGPMGDWGFLAGSPKGRVSNGTRTLEFQHGIAEFQSGSRVSFNPK, from the coding sequence TTGCTCAGCACCTCTGATCCAAACGCCGCCGCCCCTGAACCGGCCGTTGAGTCGGTTGCAGCGGTTGCAGCACCTGCAACAAAGAAGCCCTCGATCGTCATGCACGACGCGAGCAAGACTTTTAGGATCAAGCACACCGGGTCACTCAAAGAGACCTTCGTCGCTGCGTTGCAGCGCAAGGAGATTTCTTCTGACTTTCACGCGGTTGATGGTCTGAGCCTTGAGGTCGCCGAGGGCGAATCGATTGCTCTGATGGGCAGAAACGGATCCGGCAAATCGACCGCTCTCAAGATGCTCTCGGGGGTTCTCCGTCCTACCCGTGGCTGGGTGCGTACTCGTGGCAGGATCGCGGGTCTTCTCGAAGTGGGAGCTGGCTTCAACCCCAACCTCACCGGCCGGGACAACGTTTATTTGAACGCCGCAATCTTGGGCATGAGTAAAAAAGAGACTGACGCTCGCTTTGACGACATTCTCGAGTTCTCTGAGATCGGTGACTTCATCGATACCGAGGTGAAGTACTACTCGTCAGGTATGTACTCCCGCTTGGGGTTCTCCGTCGCGGTGCATACGGAGCTCGATATCCTTTTGGTCGATGAGATTCTGGCCGTTGGTGACGCCGCGTTCAAAGATAAGTGCACGGAGCGAATGAAGCTGCTGCGCAGCCAAGGGACCACGATGTTTATCGTGAGTCACAGCACGCACCAGGTGCTTCAGCTCTGCGACCGGGGTGTTGTGCTGCAGCGCGGCAAGATGGTGTTCGACGGCCCGATTGCGGATGCCGTTGCGTTTGTTGATCCCGCTTCCGGCAAGCTTGGTAGCGGGGCCCTGAATTATCAGGTCAAGGGCAACATTAAGCCGGTGTACGAGCGTGGCCGCAGCCATTACGGGCGTCCCCTGCACAATGAACTCTCGATTACCGAGAACGGTGGCGGCGTGTATCAGCGGTTTGAGGGCGGGCTTATCACCTACTCCGAAGCGCTCGGTAAGGCATACGGCATTGTCAACGGCGCTTTCCTTGAGAGCTACCTCGACGAAGACGGCCCGATGGGAGACTGGGGTTTCTTGGCTGGATCGCCGAAGGGGCGCGTCTCAAACGGAACCCGCACACTCGAGTTCCAGCACGGCATCGCTGAGTTCCAGTCGGGTTCACGGGTATCGTTCAACCCCAAGTAA
- a CDS encoding metallophosphoesterase family protein — protein MINHITDTQQGAFSYFTDNWCERVAKDIVFLREFTSGHVHTGDCIEWYTEKPEDEKYQAFRQTVMTSGKPYLDLPGNHDLTTFRQHVRSANEWAASVVGREKANSEMLLGDVAVLGISPDYIRRNADNTGYLNEYLSSETISWLDEKLQKYSSKRVWIGSHYFPLPHARNPVGPTGPAVGDWNKISEVLASHGNVVGWLSGDSHRAPGDQDTVRRIQAGNRKIWSINAPSSSGLGNPTAVVHQWTRYAGSLYVTDTLDDAIEVRWRNHLSARWENPLGEYVKVYRDSTD, from the coding sequence GTGATAAACCACATCACTGATACCCAGCAGGGGGCCTTCTCTTACTTCACGGACAACTGGTGCGAGCGCGTAGCAAAAGACATAGTCTTCCTTCGTGAGTTCACTTCAGGTCATGTTCACACGGGAGACTGCATTGAGTGGTATACCGAGAAACCTGAAGATGAGAAATACCAGGCTTTTCGGCAAACTGTGATGACGAGTGGTAAGCCATATCTTGACCTTCCTGGGAACCATGATTTGACGACATTCCGTCAGCATGTTCGTTCTGCCAATGAATGGGCTGCCTCCGTAGTGGGTCGAGAAAAAGCAAACAGTGAAATGCTTCTTGGTGACGTTGCTGTCCTTGGGATATCTCCCGACTACATAAGGCGCAACGCGGATAACACGGGGTACCTCAATGAGTACCTTTCGAGCGAAACAATCTCTTGGCTTGATGAGAAGCTGCAGAAGTATTCTTCGAAGCGTGTCTGGATCGGTTCTCATTACTTTCCTTTACCTCACGCAAGAAACCCTGTCGGACCAACGGGGCCTGCTGTCGGCGATTGGAACAAGATTTCTGAGGTGCTGGCGAGCCACGGCAATGTCGTAGGTTGGCTGTCAGGCGATTCCCACAGGGCACCAGGTGATCAGGACACGGTTAGACGAATCCAAGCAGGAAACCGGAAAATCTGGTCCATCAATGCCCCCTCGTCGAGTGGGTTGGGTAACCCCACTGCTGTGGTGCATCAATGGACACGATATGCCGGTTCGCTATACGTGACCGACACGCTAGATGATGCCATCGAGGTTCGCTGGAGAAACCACCTTTCTGCTCGGTGGGAAAATCCCCTCGGAGAGTATGTGAAGGTCTACCGAGATTCGACAGATTGA
- a CDS encoding glycosyltransferase, whose amino-acid sequence MTKEQTQGTISPVGLLASSYSPSWGEDQVPHTSLVIACYKVAAYLPAFFASLEAQTSDHTGTELIFVIDGCPENSEALVREWMQHSDYPVHLITKPNGGAATARNAGLAVARGTWVACPDPDDVLEPDYLREIERARSAHPDESMFVGRICLTTPDGSAIEHPLDYKNRDGRTRVVDLLEEPDALVTQGAVTFLNTVHLRAHKLRMREDLATGEDTDFIVRYLLAVEARYVLVPEARYRYQRRADDSSIVKTQEKNIDRYRVLFGSSYPALLDQAGPNCPQWLANMLLYFVFYLFDRNRSPHSAVYATDEATLSEIREALRAILKRIGVRRIDAFRVHNLPLDMRAAWIAGAAATDSATSLPAVAVERHDYNESRGMLRVSFASVSADPPTSFHALDANTDNELEIAARKTRAVEYLGAIWAYEHILLVRTEHPDAVRIVAESGPQFALKGAALPVWAIRDQLGHSKPPMPNPQRDHAQDQPQAFTRRVANHLSQRLRRLKYALPQRLARATGRARRYQSAVLFDLSSGSHNEYGLSLEGLFASAAADPATNAWGLIAADDPRAMTLRAAKLPVVVVGSSQHLVLLAHAAVMVGLRRDYPQPFPADVLSKRWRFVYLPPVALGAHDYWELFPWEIDLIAADSKSENEVSMLTEDGGYYWFNQCEVLELYDYRTALSQAAPKASEVAPPVRFIWAEAQAQGVMQ is encoded by the coding sequence GTGACCAAAGAGCAAACCCAAGGGACCATCTCCCCCGTCGGCCTGCTCGCATCGAGCTATTCGCCAAGCTGGGGTGAGGATCAGGTGCCGCACACCAGCCTCGTTATCGCCTGCTACAAAGTCGCCGCATATTTGCCGGCTTTTTTTGCATCGCTCGAAGCGCAAACTTCAGATCACACAGGCACCGAACTCATCTTTGTGATCGATGGCTGCCCCGAAAACTCGGAGGCACTCGTGCGCGAGTGGATGCAACACTCCGATTACCCCGTGCACCTCATCACCAAACCTAACGGCGGCGCCGCAACGGCTCGCAACGCGGGTCTCGCGGTTGCGCGCGGCACATGGGTCGCGTGCCCCGACCCCGACGACGTTCTCGAGCCAGACTATTTGCGCGAGATCGAGCGTGCCAGATCCGCCCACCCAGACGAATCGATGTTCGTTGGCCGCATCTGCCTGACGACTCCCGACGGTAGCGCCATCGAGCACCCGCTCGACTACAAAAACCGTGACGGGCGGACTCGCGTTGTCGACCTGCTTGAAGAACCCGACGCACTCGTCACGCAGGGAGCCGTCACCTTTCTCAATACAGTGCACCTTCGCGCGCACAAGCTACGCATGCGCGAAGATCTCGCAACCGGCGAAGACACCGATTTTATTGTGCGCTACTTACTCGCTGTCGAAGCCCGCTATGTGTTGGTGCCCGAGGCACGCTATCGCTATCAGCGCCGCGCAGACGACTCATCAATCGTGAAGACTCAAGAAAAGAACATCGATCGCTATCGTGTGCTCTTCGGGTCCAGCTATCCCGCGCTCCTCGATCAGGCCGGGCCGAACTGCCCGCAGTGGCTCGCGAACATGCTGCTCTATTTTGTCTTTTACCTGTTTGACCGCAATCGCAGCCCGCACTCCGCCGTCTACGCCACCGACGAAGCGACACTCTCTGAGATTCGCGAGGCTCTTCGGGCGATTCTGAAGCGCATTGGCGTTAGGCGAATCGACGCGTTTCGGGTTCACAACCTGCCGCTAGACATGCGCGCAGCCTGGATCGCCGGGGCTGCCGCAACCGACTCAGCCACTTCGCTGCCAGCCGTCGCCGTCGAACGGCACGACTACAACGAATCCCGCGGCATGCTGCGCGTGAGTTTTGCGTCGGTGAGTGCCGATCCTCCCACTTCCTTCCACGCGCTCGATGCCAACACAGACAACGAGCTCGAAATCGCCGCGCGTAAAACCCGAGCAGTCGAATATCTCGGTGCCATCTGGGCCTATGAGCACATTCTGCTGGTGCGCACCGAGCATCCAGACGCGGTGCGGATCGTCGCAGAATCAGGCCCCCAGTTTGCACTTAAAGGCGCAGCCCTGCCGGTCTGGGCGATCCGCGACCAGCTCGGCCACAGCAAACCGCCAATGCCAAACCCGCAGCGCGACCACGCCCAAGATCAACCGCAAGCGTTTACGAGGCGAGTTGCGAATCATCTGAGTCAGCGGCTGCGCCGCCTCAAATACGCGCTTCCGCAGCGCCTCGCGAGGGCCACAGGACGCGCACGTCGCTATCAGTCCGCGGTGTTGTTTGATCTGAGTTCAGGATCACACAACGAATACGGCCTATCGCTTGAGGGTCTGTTCGCTTCGGCTGCGGCAGACCCTGCCACCAACGCCTGGGGGCTGATCGCAGCTGACGACCCGCGTGCCATGACGCTTCGAGCGGCGAAGCTGCCCGTCGTTGTCGTTGGCAGTTCGCAACATCTTGTCCTACTCGCACACGCCGCGGTGATGGTGGGTCTGCGCCGCGACTACCCCCAACCCTTCCCCGCCGACGTTCTCTCGAAGAGGTGGCGTTTCGTGTATCTTCCGCCGGTTGCACTGGGCGCGCACGACTATTGGGAGCTGTTTCCGTGGGAGATAGACCTGATCGCGGCTGACAGCAAGAGTGAGAATGAAGTATCGATGCTCACAGAAGATGGCGGATATTACTGGTTTAATCAGTGTGAAGTTCTGGAGCTCTACGACTACCGCACGGCGCTCTCACAGGCCGCGCCCAAAGCTTCTGAGGTTGCGCCGCCGGTAAGGTTTATCTGGGCAGAAGCCCAGGCCCAAGGAGTGATGCAGTGA
- a CDS encoding bifunctional glycosyltransferase/CDP-glycerol:glycerophosphate glycerophosphotransferase yields MSNVSSSSAQPLLSVVVPVYNVAQYLDQCLTSVFAQGFEPGELEVIVVDDGSTDGSGLIAQKWARRRSEVQLITKPNGGLSAARNTGFELTTGTYLTFLDSDDLIPEGAYRRMIDVLQETGSDFITAAPFRFAGWDRHAKPFARSADLYRESRRSVTLEQHPEYLRDFAAWNKIYRREFFVQSEVRFPEGRIYEEIATSPILYSKARAFDVFAEAGYFWRMTPGSITQTIKPVKAHDRLGALAHIQQYFEGRGSSPRLQDELGFAIVDYNLRWTFLEYFQLDEETQRFIAEKSREILASVSDETIARVQSPLREWAMLAKHGDAAGLNRALRTSQHENLPDIPPGSTVAAHSQALPRQSLRDRLRGSRRLPETARRLRNLFVYLALRPVLFRLPLLENTAVFSNYWGQKFSLSDGPAAVCIELNRSNPTMRSVVFATRNDRRLIRARVKELAADPRRIKVVRNTSFAYYWYIWRAKYLFNDANFQLAFRVDKFTGKRPGQIEVQTTHGIPIKKMGIDSAAAIDLEERSVFLARSQRCDYLVSTSPLVAETYAHSFGIEPSVLQTGLPQHDVLFTPPEEHELRRIRKKYGLDPKKRIAVYAPTFRNADGSVFPCLLDLHMMQEQLGDEYQLVMKVHPFNHTQIGLIDFRELSDFAQDPAPSPFVKLMGEVRLDPTYVAATLDYEASRSRDTVRKVDGSINELMFVADIVISDYSSLMFGYTHLRKPLVLFTPDIDHYNATRGSYYNVDEIAPGAVTKTTEQVIEAIQLSSDVASWNEQYDVKRNDFIERFLVWDRGDAARKILTELGLVAVAERE; encoded by the coding sequence ATGAGTAATGTGAGCAGCTCAAGCGCGCAACCCCTGCTATCGGTCGTGGTGCCCGTGTACAACGTCGCTCAGTACCTCGATCAGTGCCTCACCTCTGTGTTTGCCCAGGGCTTCGAGCCGGGCGAGCTTGAAGTCATCGTTGTTGACGATGGTTCGACCGACGGCTCAGGACTGATAGCCCAAAAATGGGCAAGGCGTCGCAGCGAAGTTCAACTGATTACCAAGCCGAACGGCGGCCTCTCGGCAGCGCGCAACACCGGGTTTGAACTCACGACCGGCACGTACCTGACGTTCCTAGACTCAGACGACCTCATTCCCGAGGGCGCGTATCGGCGCATGATCGATGTGCTGCAGGAGACCGGCTCAGACTTCATAACTGCAGCCCCCTTCCGATTTGCGGGTTGGGATCGGCACGCGAAACCCTTTGCGCGCAGCGCCGACCTGTACCGGGAATCGCGGCGATCGGTCACGCTTGAGCAGCATCCCGAGTATCTGCGCGACTTTGCCGCGTGGAACAAGATCTACAGACGCGAATTCTTTGTGCAGAGCGAAGTGCGCTTCCCAGAGGGGCGCATCTACGAAGAGATCGCCACCAGCCCGATCCTCTACAGCAAGGCCAGGGCTTTCGACGTGTTCGCCGAGGCAGGCTACTTCTGGCGTATGACACCCGGCAGCATCACCCAGACGATCAAGCCAGTCAAGGCGCATGACCGGTTGGGCGCGCTCGCGCACATACAGCAGTACTTCGAGGGTCGCGGATCCTCACCCCGTTTGCAAGACGAACTCGGGTTTGCAATTGTCGACTACAACTTACGCTGGACGTTTCTCGAGTACTTTCAGCTCGATGAAGAGACACAGCGTTTCATCGCGGAGAAGTCGCGAGAAATTCTCGCCTCCGTGTCCGATGAGACCATCGCTCGGGTGCAATCACCGCTGCGCGAGTGGGCGATGCTGGCAAAGCACGGCGACGCTGCGGGACTCAACAGGGCACTGCGCACCTCGCAGCATGAGAATCTGCCAGACATTCCGCCCGGCTCAACCGTCGCTGCGCATTCTCAGGCATTGCCGCGACAGAGTCTGCGCGATCGCCTCCGTGGCTCCCGTCGGCTCCCCGAAACCGCGCGCCGCCTGCGAAACCTCTTCGTGTATCTGGCCCTGCGACCCGTTCTGTTTCGGTTGCCGCTGCTCGAAAACACCGCGGTGTTCTCAAACTATTGGGGTCAGAAGTTTTCGCTTTCAGACGGACCAGCGGCAGTCTGCATTGAGCTCAACCGCTCGAACCCCACGATGCGAAGTGTCGTGTTCGCAACACGAAACGATCGACGCCTGATTCGCGCGAGGGTGAAAGAGCTCGCTGCGGATCCTCGCAGAATCAAGGTGGTTCGCAACACGAGCTTCGCCTACTACTGGTACATCTGGAGAGCGAAGTACCTCTTTAACGACGCTAACTTTCAGCTCGCCTTCCGCGTCGATAAGTTCACGGGCAAACGGCCAGGACAAATCGAGGTGCAGACAACGCACGGAATCCCGATCAAAAAGATGGGGATCGATTCAGCGGCAGCGATTGACCTCGAGGAGCGTTCCGTGTTTCTCGCGCGCAGCCAGCGCTGTGACTACCTTGTGTCGACCAGCCCTCTCGTCGCAGAGACCTACGCACACTCCTTCGGTATCGAGCCGAGTGTCTTGCAAACTGGATTGCCGCAGCACGACGTACTTTTTACGCCGCCGGAGGAGCACGAACTGCGGCGGATCCGCAAGAAGTATGGCCTGGATCCCAAAAAGCGAATCGCTGTGTATGCACCGACGTTCCGGAATGCTGACGGCTCTGTGTTTCCCTGCCTGCTCGATCTCCACATGATGCAGGAGCAGCTCGGCGACGAGTACCAGCTCGTGATGAAGGTGCACCCCTTCAACCACACTCAGATTGGCCTGATCGACTTCCGCGAGCTGAGCGATTTCGCGCAGGATCCCGCCCCGTCCCCGTTCGTAAAGTTGATGGGTGAGGTTCGTTTGGATCCTACCTACGTTGCCGCGACGCTTGACTACGAGGCATCGCGATCTCGAGACACTGTTCGCAAGGTCGACGGCTCCATCAACGAGCTCATGTTTGTGGCCGACATTGTGATCTCTGACTACTCGTCACTGATGTTTGGCTACACACATCTTCGCAAACCGCTGGTGCTGTTTACGCCAGACATCGACCACTACAACGCAACCCGCGGCAGTTACTACAACGTCGACGAGATTGCACCAGGAGCCGTCACCAAGACCACCGAGCAGGTCATTGAGGCGATCCAGCTGAGCTCGGACGTGGCCTCTTGGAACGAACAGTACGATGTGAAGCGAAACGACTTCATCGAGCGTTTTTTGGTGTGGGATCGGGGTGACGCAGCACGCAAGATCCTCACGGAACTTGGACTTGTTGCGGTTGCAGAACGTGAATAG
- a CDS encoding polysaccharide pyruvyl transferase family protein, whose amino-acid sequence MRILVIGDVSWRGSYHLGDEAMTEVAITQLQHRGAEVTLIAGDPGISATFYGVDTVPQFGYRSLATREDWTARLAEIDATLAGERETPEYAAATLAAIDASDAVVIAGGGNLNSKWAHHIFERLTLKRAAEARGIPLYITSQTVGPELDAADRELLAEILSYARVFGAREGTTAQLMRELGGDGAPVVHTLDDAILLEPAELSSKQQNDLSLPERYIVGSFTFHSFSTGLTHEEYYRAVAALLDDAVATTDADILLLPHMGTLENADRSDQRSDVYGHDRIVAHTRSGRVRSLPMMPARELLAVTASAMLTLSTRYHPVIFGVGVGTPAVGLVISYYSAVRVRGALRNVGMEEFAIPFEAWQPYIGRRLLESMSNNREAIAAHVVESGAKVRAYQHNWWDGIVADIAGSGAVVTTDAPEIAPLGWADERTAESLALARLAQEGVNLLRVNIAADERGPRGAHAAHAEIAELRQQNKRLEHELAAIRHRLRPPGANLRDRLRRKLRGR is encoded by the coding sequence GTGAGAATTCTGGTAATCGGCGATGTCAGTTGGCGGGGTAGCTACCACCTCGGCGACGAAGCCATGACCGAGGTTGCAATCACGCAGCTGCAGCACCGTGGCGCAGAGGTAACCCTGATTGCGGGTGATCCAGGTATCTCCGCAACATTTTACGGAGTCGATACGGTGCCCCAGTTTGGCTACCGCTCACTCGCAACTCGCGAGGATTGGACCGCGCGACTCGCAGAAATCGACGCCACGCTCGCGGGTGAGCGGGAAACCCCCGAATACGCCGCAGCGACCCTTGCTGCCATTGATGCCTCCGACGCGGTGGTTATTGCGGGCGGTGGCAATCTGAACTCAAAGTGGGCTCACCACATATTTGAGCGGCTCACCCTCAAACGAGCAGCCGAGGCTCGCGGTATTCCGCTCTACATCACCAGCCAGACCGTCGGCCCCGAACTCGACGCCGCCGATCGCGAGCTTCTCGCAGAGATTCTGAGCTATGCCCGCGTCTTCGGCGCCCGCGAAGGCACAACGGCACAGCTTATGCGCGAGCTCGGTGGAGATGGTGCACCCGTCGTCCACACGCTCGACGACGCGATCCTGCTGGAGCCCGCCGAACTCAGTTCAAAACAGCAGAACGATCTGAGCCTCCCTGAACGCTACATCGTTGGCAGTTTCACATTCCACTCGTTCAGCACGGGCCTGACCCACGAGGAGTATTACCGCGCCGTTGCGGCCCTGCTCGATGACGCCGTTGCAACAACCGACGCCGACATCCTGCTGCTGCCCCACATGGGCACACTCGAGAACGCTGACCGTAGCGACCAACGAAGCGATGTCTACGGGCACGACCGCATCGTTGCCCACACTCGCAGCGGGCGTGTGCGTTCTCTCCCGATGATGCCGGCGCGCGAACTTCTCGCGGTCACCGCGAGCGCGATGCTCACGCTCTCCACCAGGTACCACCCCGTCATTTTCGGCGTCGGTGTTGGCACCCCGGCGGTGGGGCTCGTCATTAGCTATTACTCAGCGGTGCGGGTGCGTGGAGCACTGCGCAACGTGGGCATGGAGGAGTTCGCCATTCCCTTCGAGGCGTGGCAACCGTACATCGGGCGTCGACTGCTCGAATCTATGTCAAACAACCGAGAAGCGATTGCCGCCCACGTCGTTGAATCCGGCGCCAAAGTGCGCGCCTACCAGCACAACTGGTGGGATGGCATCGTGGCCGACATTGCGGGTTCAGGTGCGGTGGTCACCACTGACGCGCCCGAAATTGCGCCCCTGGGCTGGGCCGACGAACGGACTGCTGAATCGCTCGCACTCGCGCGCCTCGCTCAAGAGGGCGTGAATTTGCTGCGCGTGAACATTGCCGCCGATGAGCGCGGTCCACGCGGCGCGCACGCGGCGCACGCCGAAATCGCTGAGCTCCGACAGCAGAACAAACGACTAGAACATGAGCTCGCCGCGATTCGGCACAGGCTTCGCCCGCCCGGGGCTAATCTGCGCGATCGCCTTCGACGCAAACTACGCGGACGCTAG
- a CDS encoding ABC transporter permease, with translation MGLLVRKGIATRYYGSALGWIWSYVRPAAQFLMYDFIFGTVFQAHRDIPNFSIYLFSGIITINLFSEALRNTTDSITGNASLVKKIYLPRELFPVSAIGVAFVHFLPQAVILLIVCIFLGWTITWMQLLALVLGIFIVLVFALGLGLFFGSINVAQRDARNIVDLILMFATWLSPVLYQWTMLKAHLSPLALKIYMINPVTVTVELFHNVFWAAVPTDGRPLPERPSHLMLNALIGLVIALVTLLIGQLTFRKLEGNFAQHL, from the coding sequence TTGGGGCTCCTTGTTCGCAAGGGAATCGCCACCCGCTACTACGGCTCAGCACTCGGGTGGATCTGGTCGTACGTGAGGCCAGCGGCCCAGTTCTTGATGTACGACTTTATTTTCGGCACGGTCTTCCAGGCCCACCGCGATATACCGAATTTCTCTATCTATCTGTTTTCCGGCATTATCACTATCAACCTTTTTAGTGAGGCCCTGCGAAACACGACCGACTCGATCACGGGCAACGCGTCGCTTGTCAAAAAGATCTACCTGCCGCGTGAGCTTTTTCCTGTTTCTGCAATTGGTGTCGCGTTCGTGCACTTCTTGCCGCAGGCCGTGATTTTGCTCATTGTGTGCATTTTTCTTGGGTGGACAATCACCTGGATGCAGCTGCTCGCGCTTGTGCTCGGTATCTTCATCGTGCTCGTGTTTGCGCTCGGTTTGGGGTTGTTTTTCGGCTCCATTAACGTGGCGCAGCGTGATGCCCGCAACATTGTTGACCTGATCCTGATGTTTGCCACGTGGCTTTCGCCCGTGCTTTACCAGTGGACGATGTTGAAAGCCCACCTCTCTCCGCTCGCTCTTAAGATCTATATGATCAACCCGGTCACCGTGACGGTCGAGCTCTTCCATAACGTCTTTTGGGCCGCGGTGCCCACGGACGGGCGTCCACTTCCAGAGCGGCCGTCTCATCTCATGCTGAACGCGCTCATTGGCCTCGTCATTGCGCTCGTCACGCTACTCATCGGGCAGCTCACATTCCGAAAGCTGGAGGGTAATTTTGCTCAGCACCTCTGA